The Rhodopseudomonas palustris genome window below encodes:
- a CDS encoding phosphatase PAP2 family protein, with protein sequence MAVPAKAGRPQRIYPVELLLVIGRALAQLVRPPSHSRRAEAARRWARHALWLTAVLSLAIVILMVGVDAFEIGLMPPRGTPSLWPVKIITDFGKSAYVLWVLAGLLLLILLIVPLLRGMSRAVMIGFGTRVQFLFLAVLVPVAIGEVLKGIIGRGRPFVGGAADPYNFSLFAWNEAYASFPSGHSITAAALGFAVAALWPRLTALMAAYVFAILVSRLVLLAHHPSDVVAGALLGLVGAMAVRYWFAARRLAFTIRQDGTIDPLPGPSWDRVKRVARGGSAP encoded by the coding sequence ATGGCCGTGCCCGCCAAGGCCGGCCGGCCGCAGCGTATCTACCCCGTTGAGCTGCTGCTGGTGATCGGCCGCGCGCTGGCGCAGCTCGTCCGCCCGCCGTCGCATTCGCGGCGCGCCGAAGCTGCGCGGCGCTGGGCTCGGCACGCGCTGTGGCTGACGGCCGTGCTGTCGCTGGCGATCGTGATCCTGATGGTCGGCGTCGATGCGTTCGAGATCGGCCTGATGCCGCCGCGGGGCACGCCGTCGCTGTGGCCGGTGAAGATCATCACCGATTTCGGCAAGTCCGCTTATGTGCTGTGGGTGCTCGCAGGCTTGCTGCTGCTGATCTTGCTGATCGTGCCGTTGCTGCGCGGCATGTCGCGCGCGGTGATGATCGGTTTCGGCACCCGCGTGCAATTCCTGTTTCTGGCCGTGCTGGTGCCGGTCGCGATCGGCGAAGTGCTGAAGGGCATCATCGGCCGTGGCCGTCCGTTCGTCGGCGGTGCCGCCGATCCGTACAACTTCTCGCTGTTCGCCTGGAACGAGGCTTATGCCAGCTTCCCGTCGGGCCACTCGATCACCGCGGCGGCGCTTGGCTTTGCGGTGGCGGCGCTGTGGCCGCGGCTGACAGCATTGATGGCGGCTTACGTGTTCGCCATCCTGGTCAGCCGGCTGGTGCTGCTCGCCCACCATCCGAGCGACGTCGTCGCCGGTGCCTTGCTTGGGCTCGTGGGCGCAATGGCGGTGCGGTACTGGTTCGCGGCGCGGCGGCTGGCGTTCACCATCCGGCAGGATGGCACCATCGACCCGCTGCCAGGGCCGTCCTGGGATCGCGTCAAAAGGGTTGCCCGCGGCGGCTCCGCCCCATAA
- the pbpC gene encoding penicillin-binding protein 1C has product MSERPTNTPAASREVLTPAKASLRAERSNPAPRARRGLLRRFAPRNDGWRGWGRIRTTALVSALLIAVAIGGLVAYAVSLGPLPLDEARQTSVTVVDRHGKLLRAFAMADGRWRLPVDAATEVDPRYLKLLLAYEDKRFYQHHGVDPLAVGRAALQLVSHGRIVSGGSTITMQLARLMEPRRQRSVGAKLRQMVRAVELEQTLSKQQILDLYLALAPYGGNLEGIRAASIAYFGKEPKRLTLAESALLVALPQSPETRRLDRFPDAAQAARDRVLARMVEDGVVSDDDAAQARAVPVARQRKPMPVLAPHSADQAVIADKNAKLIRLTLDAGLQRALETLARDRAAALGPDISIGIVAVDNANGDVLAHVGSADYFDDRRAGQVDMARAVRSPGSTLKPFIYGLAFEDGFVHPESLIDDRPVRYGAYAPENFDMTFQGTVPVRKALQLSLNVPAIELLDRVGASRLASRLKQAGTELVLPKDEAPGLAIGLGGVGVKLIDLVQLYSGLPRLGSVLPLREITSSGNDKRETLRLLDQVAAWQVGSVLLGTPPPENAVRNQIAFKTGTSYGYRDAWSVGFDGRMTIGVWVGRPDGAPVPGMIGRVAAAPVLFDAFARSGQMRAPLPKAPKGTLVASNAKLPLPLRRFRSSGDLVQPGDDKALRIQFPLNGSRIDAVSEASAGALPVKVAGGVLPMTVMVNGLSVGEIDGRRQRLIAPPGPGFVRLTVMDASGAADTVVVRIQ; this is encoded by the coding sequence ATGAGCGAGCGGCCGACCAACACGCCCGCAGCGTCGCGAGAGGTCCTGACGCCTGCCAAGGCGTCATTGCGAGCGGAGCGAAGCAATCCAGCGCCACGCGCGCGGCGTGGATTGCTTCGTCGCTTCGCTCCTCGCAATGACGGGTGGAGAGGTTGGGGGAGGATCAGGACGACCGCCCTCGTGTCGGCGCTCCTGATCGCCGTCGCAATCGGTGGCCTTGTCGCTTACGCCGTCTCGCTCGGCCCGTTGCCGCTCGACGAGGCGCGGCAGACCTCGGTGACGGTGGTCGACCGCCACGGCAAGCTGCTGCGGGCATTTGCGATGGCCGACGGACGCTGGCGGTTGCCGGTCGATGCCGCAACCGAAGTCGATCCGCGCTACCTCAAGCTGCTGCTCGCCTACGAGGACAAGCGGTTCTATCAGCATCACGGCGTCGATCCGCTCGCGGTCGGACGCGCCGCGCTGCAGCTCGTCAGTCACGGCCGGATCGTCTCCGGCGGTTCGACCATCACCATGCAGCTCGCGCGGCTGATGGAGCCGCGGCGCCAGCGCTCGGTCGGCGCCAAGCTGCGGCAGATGGTGCGCGCGGTCGAACTCGAACAGACGCTGTCGAAGCAGCAGATCCTCGATCTTTATCTGGCGCTGGCGCCGTATGGCGGCAATCTCGAAGGCATTCGCGCCGCCTCGATCGCGTATTTCGGCAAGGAGCCGAAGCGGCTGACGCTGGCGGAATCGGCGCTGCTGGTAGCGTTGCCGCAGTCGCCGGAAACGCGCCGGCTCGATCGCTTCCCGGATGCCGCCCAGGCCGCGCGCGACCGGGTGCTGGCGCGGATGGTCGAAGACGGCGTCGTGAGTGACGACGACGCGGCGCAGGCGAGGGCGGTGCCGGTCGCACGCCAGCGCAAGCCGATGCCGGTGCTGGCGCCGCATTCTGCCGATCAGGCGGTGATCGCCGACAAGAACGCCAAGCTGATCCGACTGACGCTCGACGCCGGTCTGCAGCGCGCGCTCGAGACGCTGGCGCGCGACCGCGCCGCCGCGCTCGGCCCCGACATCTCGATCGGCATCGTCGCGGTCGACAATGCCAATGGCGACGTGCTCGCCCATGTCGGCTCGGCGGACTATTTCGACGACCGCCGCGCTGGGCAGGTCGACATGGCCCGTGCGGTACGTTCGCCGGGTTCGACCCTGAAGCCTTTCATCTACGGGCTCGCCTTCGAGGACGGCTTCGTTCACCCCGAGAGCCTGATCGACGACCGCCCGGTGCGGTACGGCGCCTATGCGCCCGAGAACTTCGACATGACGTTCCAGGGCACCGTGCCGGTGCGGAAAGCGCTGCAGCTGTCGCTCAACGTTCCGGCGATCGAACTGCTCGACCGCGTCGGCGCCTCGCGGCTGGCCTCGCGGCTGAAACAGGCCGGCACCGAGCTGGTGCTGCCCAAGGATGAAGCGCCGGGTCTGGCGATCGGGCTGGGCGGCGTCGGCGTCAAGCTGATCGACTTGGTGCAGCTTTACAGCGGGCTGCCGCGCCTCGGCAGCGTGCTGCCGCTGCGCGAAATCACAAGTTCCGGCAACGACAAGCGTGAGACTCTGCGCCTGTTGGATCAAGTCGCAGCGTGGCAGGTCGGCAGCGTTCTGCTCGGCACGCCGCCGCCTGAGAATGCGGTGCGCAACCAGATCGCGTTCAAGACCGGCACCTCGTACGGTTATCGTGACGCTTGGTCGGTCGGGTTCGATGGCCGGATGACGATCGGGGTCTGGGTCGGCCGGCCCGATGGCGCCCCGGTGCCCGGGATGATCGGCCGCGTCGCCGCCGCCCCGGTGCTGTTCGACGCCTTCGCCCGCAGCGGCCAGATGCGGGCGCCGCTGCCGAAGGCGCCGAAAGGCACGCTCGTCGCCTCCAACGCCAAGCTGCCGCTGCCGCTGCGGCGGTTCCGGTCGTCGGGCGATCTGGTGCAGCCCGGCGACGACAAGGCGCTGCGGATCCAGTTTCCCCTGAACGGATCGCGGATCGATGCGGTCAGCGAAGCCTCGGCCGGCGCGCTGCCGGTCAAGGTTGCCGGCGGGGTGCTGCCGATGACCGTGATGGTCAACGGATTGTCGGTCGGCGAGATCGACGGACGGCGGCAGCGGCTGATCGCGCCGCCCGGTCCGGGCTTCGTCCGGCTCACCGTGATGGACGCCTCTGGCGCCGCGGACACAGTTGTTGTCAGAATTCAATAG
- a CDS encoding alpha-2-macroglobulin family protein: protein MIGLVRALTLCAGLALGLASAQAADKAFQRDELADAAIKLEAQIKSEAAATNKPTAVLRSDADAAFKRGDYRGGLQTLGQIAALDPSDGDNWLRLARTVLQIKAATSSERTFLRERATTAAYIAYQRAKSPGEEADALALLGRAMADRSLWRPALDALRISLELREVADIRGQYEKLRADHGFRLLDYTVDSDSASPRVCFQFSEELAKRTDFAPYVTLAGTDKPAISDEERQLCVEGLKHGERYNINLRAGLPSTVKEALAKSAEFNVYVRDRKPLVRFTGRAYVLPRTGQRGIPLVSVNTPTVAVQVFRIGDRNLINTVVDSDFQRTLSRYQLSDLGNERGAKVWSGELDTATAALNADVTTAFPVDQVLGDLQPGVYVMTAAPKGPTANSDDDGQLATQWFIVSDLGLTAFSGNDGVHVFVNSLASTDPLANTEVRLIARNNEVLATRKTDASGHVLFEAGLARGEGGLSPALLTASSDKADYAFLSLKTSAFDLSDRGVAGRAVPAGADAFVYAERGVYRSGETVHLTALLRDGQGVAMTASPMTLVVERPDGVEYRRAVLSDQGAGGRSLDVALNSAVPTGTWRVRAFTDPKGASVGETTFMVEDYVPDRIEFDISTKDKAIKADAPVELKVDGHFLYGAPASALQIEGELLVAPAEGRPGYAGYQFGVADEETTSNERTPLENLPETDANGAATFEVSLPKPPSSTRPQEAQIFVRMAEAGGRAVERKLVLPVAPAAAMIGVKPLFADRNVAEGDVAKFDVAFVAPDGSSLPRNGLRYELLKIESHYQWYRQNSSWDYEPVKSTKRVADGDLSIKAGEPARLQFNPEPGRYRLDVKTADVAGPLTSVQFDVGWYSDGSADTPDLLETSIDKPEYASGDTMTVTVNARTAGLLTVNVLGDRLLTTQSLQVKPGSSQVKLTVGKDWGSGAYVVTTLRRPLDTAAQRMPGRAIGLKWFGIDKAARTLSVELSPPALVRPSTTLKLPVRLGGLSPGEDAKIVVAAVDVGILNLTGYKPPAPDVYYLGQRRLSAEIRDLYGQLIDGMQGARGQIRSGGDSSAAELQGSPPTQKPLALYSGIVTVAADGTATIDFDIPEFAGTARVMAVAWTATKVGRANTDVTVRDPVVLTTTLPRFLRNGDRGTMAFDLDNVEGAAGDYTIKVSASGPVKLSGEAATTMKLAAKQRGSAKLMLDAGGAGTAALDVAIQGPNGLSLARHYALDVRPANQTLARRSIRTLAKGDSLTLTSDMFSDLVPGTGGLSLSVSMSTALDAATILKALDRYPFGCSEQITSRAMPLLYVNDLAAGAHLAMDGSADERIKGAIDRLLSRQGSNGSFGLWSTGGDDAWLDAYVTDFLTRAREKRFVVPDVAFRSALDRIRNSVVNADEPEKDGGRDLAYGLYVLARNGAAPIGDLRYLADTKLDKLATPIAKAQLAAALALVGDRARAERVYAAAADSLNPKPSIVFGRTDYGSELRDAAALVSLASEGNAPRPTLTTAVQRVEAARGLSPYTSTQENAWLVLAARALAKETMAVDLNGDAVKTALYRSYKADEVKAQPLKIANTGDSPVQAVVTVSGSPITPEPAASNGFKIERNYFTLGGEPADIAKAKQNDRFAVVLTITEPKPEYGHVMIADYLPAGLEIDNPHLVSSGDSGTLSWIADGAEPVNTEFRDDRFTAAIDRKADDKSVFTVAYVVRAVSPGKYVLPQAVVEDMYNPSRYGRTGTGTIEVRAAK, encoded by the coding sequence ATGATCGGTCTGGTTCGCGCCCTCACGCTTTGCGCCGGATTGGCGCTCGGGCTCGCATCGGCACAGGCGGCCGACAAGGCGTTCCAGCGCGACGAGCTGGCGGATGCCGCGATCAAGCTCGAAGCCCAGATCAAGAGCGAGGCGGCGGCCACCAACAAGCCGACCGCGGTGCTGCGCAGCGACGCCGACGCTGCGTTCAAGCGCGGCGACTACCGCGGCGGGCTGCAGACGCTGGGGCAGATCGCGGCGCTCGATCCGTCCGACGGCGACAACTGGCTGCGGCTCGCCCGCACCGTGCTGCAGATCAAGGCCGCCACCAGTTCCGAACGGACCTTCCTGCGCGAGCGCGCGACCACCGCGGCCTATATCGCCTACCAGCGCGCCAAGAGCCCGGGCGAGGAGGCCGACGCGCTGGCGCTGCTCGGCCGCGCGATGGCCGACCGCAGCCTGTGGCGGCCGGCGCTGGATGCCTTGCGGATTTCGCTGGAGCTGCGCGAGGTCGCCGACATCCGCGGCCAATATGAGAAGCTGCGCGCCGACCATGGCTTCCGGCTGCTCGATTACACCGTGGACTCGGATTCGGCGTCGCCGCGGGTGTGCTTCCAGTTCTCCGAAGAGCTCGCCAAGCGCACCGACTTCGCGCCCTATGTGACGCTGGCCGGTACCGACAAGCCGGCGATCAGCGACGAGGAGCGCCAGCTCTGTGTCGAGGGGCTGAAGCACGGCGAGCGCTACAACATCAATCTGCGCGCCGGCCTGCCGTCGACCGTGAAGGAGGCGCTGGCGAAATCGGCCGAGTTCAACGTCTACGTCCGCGACCGCAAGCCGCTCGTGCGCTTCACCGGCCGCGCCTACGTGCTGCCGCGCACCGGCCAGCGCGGCATTCCGCTGGTCAGCGTCAACACCCCGACCGTGGCGGTGCAGGTGTTCCGGATCGGCGACCGCAACCTGATCAACACCGTGGTCGACAGCGACTTCCAGCGGACGCTGAGCCGCTACCAGCTCAGCGACCTCGGCAACGAGCGCGGCGCCAAGGTGTGGTCGGGCGAGCTCGACACCGCGACCGCGGCGCTGAACGCCGACGTCACCACTGCGTTCCCGGTCGATCAGGTGCTCGGCGACCTGCAGCCCGGCGTCTATGTGATGACCGCGGCGCCGAAGGGGCCGACCGCCAATTCCGACGATGACGGCCAGCTCGCCACCCAGTGGTTCATCGTTTCCGATCTCGGCCTGACCGCGTTCTCCGGCAATGACGGCGTCCACGTCTTCGTCAATTCGCTGGCCTCGACCGATCCGCTCGCCAATACCGAGGTGCGGCTGATCGCGCGCAACAACGAGGTGCTGGCCACCCGCAAGACCGACGCCTCCGGCCACGTGCTGTTCGAAGCCGGTCTGGCGCGCGGCGAGGGCGGGCTGTCGCCGGCGCTGCTGACCGCGTCCAGCGACAAGGCCGACTATGCCTTCCTCAGCCTGAAGACCAGCGCCTTCGACCTGTCCGACCGCGGCGTCGCCGGGCGTGCGGTGCCGGCCGGCGCCGACGCCTTCGTCTATGCCGAGCGCGGCGTGTACCGCTCCGGCGAGACCGTGCACCTCACGGCGCTGTTGCGCGACGGGCAGGGGGTGGCGATGACCGCCAGCCCGATGACGCTGGTGGTGGAGCGCCCGGACGGCGTCGAATACCGCCGGGCCGTGCTGTCCGATCAGGGTGCCGGCGGCCGCAGCCTCGATGTCGCGCTCAATTCGGCGGTGCCGACCGGCACCTGGCGGGTGCGTGCGTTCACCGATCCGAAGGGCGCCAGCGTCGGCGAAACCACCTTCATGGTCGAAGACTATGTTCCGGATCGGATCGAATTCGACATTTCCACCAAGGACAAAGCGATCAAAGCTGATGCTCCTGTGGAACTTAAGGTCGACGGCCATTTCCTGTACGGCGCGCCGGCCTCGGCGCTGCAGATCGAAGGCGAGCTGCTGGTGGCGCCGGCCGAAGGGCGTCCGGGCTATGCCGGCTATCAGTTCGGCGTCGCCGACGAGGAGACCACCAGCAACGAGCGTACCCCGCTCGAAAACCTGCCCGAGACCGACGCCAACGGCGCCGCCACCTTCGAGGTGAGCCTGCCGAAGCCGCCGTCCTCGACCCGGCCGCAGGAGGCGCAGATCTTCGTCCGGATGGCGGAAGCCGGCGGCCGCGCGGTCGAGCGCAAGCTGGTGCTGCCGGTCGCGCCGGCGGCGGCGATGATCGGCGTCAAGCCGTTGTTCGCCGACCGCAACGTCGCCGAGGGGGACGTTGCCAAATTCGACGTCGCCTTCGTGGCGCCGGACGGCAGCTCGCTGCCGCGCAATGGCCTGCGTTACGAGCTGCTCAAGATCGAGTCGCATTATCAGTGGTACCGGCAGAACTCGTCCTGGGACTACGAGCCGGTGAAGTCGACCAAGCGGGTCGCCGATGGCGATCTGTCGATCAAGGCCGGCGAGCCGGCCCGGCTGCAGTTCAACCCGGAGCCCGGCCGCTACCGGCTCGACGTCAAGACCGCCGATGTCGCCGGTCCGCTGACCTCGGTGCAGTTCGACGTCGGCTGGTATTCGGATGGTTCGGCCGATACGCCGGATCTGCTGGAGACCTCGATTGACAAGCCGGAATATGCCTCCGGCGACACCATGACGGTCACCGTCAACGCGCGCACCGCGGGTCTTCTGACCGTCAACGTGCTCGGCGACCGGCTGCTGACCACGCAGTCGCTGCAGGTCAAGCCGGGCAGCTCGCAGGTCAAGCTCACGGTCGGCAAGGATTGGGGCTCGGGCGCCTATGTGGTCACCACGCTGCGCCGGCCGCTCGACACCGCCGCGCAGCGGATGCCGGGCCGTGCGATCGGCCTGAAATGGTTCGGCATCGACAAGGCGGCGCGCACGCTGTCGGTCGAACTGTCGCCGCCGGCCTTGGTGCGGCCGTCGACCACGCTGAAACTGCCGGTCCGGCTCGGCGGGCTGTCGCCCGGCGAAGACGCCAAGATCGTGGTCGCCGCGGTCGACGTCGGCATCCTCAATCTCACCGGCTACAAGCCGCCGGCGCCGGACGTGTACTATCTCGGCCAGCGCCGGCTCAGCGCGGAGATCCGCGACCTCTATGGCCAACTGATCGACGGCATGCAGGGCGCGCGCGGCCAGATCCGTTCCGGCGGTGACTCCTCCGCGGCCGAGCTGCAGGGCAGCCCGCCGACGCAGAAGCCGCTGGCGCTGTATTCCGGCATCGTCACCGTGGCGGCCGATGGCACCGCGACGATCGACTTCGACATTCCCGAATTCGCCGGTACCGCGCGGGTGATGGCGGTGGCGTGGACCGCCACCAAGGTCGGCCGCGCCAACACCGACGTCACGGTGCGCGATCCGGTGGTGCTGACGACCACGCTGCCGCGCTTCCTGCGTAACGGCGACCGCGGCACCATGGCGTTCGACCTCGACAACGTCGAAGGCGCTGCGGGCGACTACACCATCAAGGTCAGCGCCAGCGGTCCGGTGAAGCTCAGCGGCGAAGCGGCCACGACGATGAAGCTTGCCGCCAAGCAGCGCGGCTCGGCCAAGCTGATGCTCGACGCCGGCGGCGCCGGCACCGCGGCGCTCGATGTCGCGATCCAGGGGCCGAACGGCCTGTCGCTGGCGCGGCACTATGCGCTCGACGTCCGGCCCGCCAACCAGACCCTGGCGCGGCGTTCGATCCGGACGCTGGCCAAGGGCGACAGCCTGACGCTGACCTCCGACATGTTCTCCGATCTGGTGCCGGGCACCGGCGGGCTGTCGCTGTCGGTCAGCATGTCGACCGCGCTCGACGCCGCCACCATCCTCAAGGCGCTCGACCGCTATCCGTTCGGCTGCTCCGAGCAGATCACCAGCCGGGCGATGCCGCTGCTCTACGTCAACGATCTCGCCGCCGGCGCGCATCTGGCGATGGACGGCAGCGCCGACGAGCGGATCAAGGGCGCGATCGACCGGCTGCTGTCGCGGCAGGGCTCGAACGGCTCGTTCGGGCTGTGGTCGACCGGCGGCGATGACGCCTGGCTCGATGCCTACGTCACCGACTTCCTGACCCGGGCGCGCGAGAAGCGCTTCGTGGTGCCGGACGTCGCGTTCCGCAGCGCGCTCGACCGCATCCGTAACTCGGTGGTCAATGCCGACGAGCCGGAGAAGGACGGCGGCCGCGATCTCGCTTATGGCCTCTATGTGCTCGCCCGCAACGGCGCCGCACCGATCGGTGACCTGCGCTATCTCGCCGACACCAAGCTCGACAAGCTGGCCACCCCGATCGCCAAGGCGCAGCTCGCCGCGGCGCTGGCGCTGGTCGGTGACCGCGCCCGCGCCGAGCGGGTGTATGCGGCGGCGGCCGACAGCCTCAATCCCAAGCCGTCGATCGTGTTCGGCCGGACCGATTACGGCTCCGAGCTGCGCGATGCCGCGGCCCTGGTGTCGCTTGCCAGCGAAGGCAACGCGCCGCGGCCGACGCTGACGACGGCGGTGCAGCGGGTCGAAGCCGCGCGCGGCCTGTCGCCCTACACCTCGACCCAGGAGAACGCCTGGCTGGTGCTGGCGGCGCGCGCGCTCGCCAAGGAGACGATGGCGGTCGACCTCAACGGCGATGCGGTGAAGACGGCGCTGTATCGCAGCTACAAGGCGGACGAGGTGAAGGCTCAGCCGCTCAAGATCGCCAACACCGGCGACTCCCCGGTGCAGGCGGTGGTGACGGTGAGCGGTTCGCCGATCACCCCGGAGCCGGCTGCCAGCAACGGCTTCAAGATCGAGCGCAATTACTTCACGCTCGGCGGCGAGCCGGCCGACATCGCCAAGGCGAAGCAGAACGACCGCTTCGCGGTGGTGCTGACGATCACCGAGCCGAAGCCGGAATACGGCCACGTCATGATCGCCGATTACCTGCCGGCGGGCCTGGAGATCGACAATCCGCATCTGGTGTCGTCGGGCGACTCCGGCACGCTGAGCTGGATCGCCGATGGCGCCGAGCCGGTGAATACCGAGTTCCGCGATGACCGCTTCACCGCCGCGATCGACCGCAAGGCCGACGACAAGTCGGTGTTCACGGTCGCCTACGTGGTGCGCGCGGTGTCACCCGGCAAATACGTGCTGCCGCAGGCCGTGGTCGAGGACATGTACAATCCCTCGCGCTACGGCCGCACCGGCACCGGCACGATCGAGGTGCGGGCTGCGAAATGA
- a CDS encoding ArnT family glycosyltransferase: MIETSARPRFGAPREPKTTVDPGRGLVAVLDFVTVSHLRASAFLVLVGLLFFLPGFFNIPPIDRDEARFAQATKQMVETGDFIDIRYQDEVRYKKPVGIYWLQATVVETAGKLGLPRAQVRIWLYRVPSLAGAIGAVLMTYWAALAFVGRRGAVIAALMLCSCILLGVEARLAKTDAFLLFTVTAALGAMARAYLGWQRGDIGPERSWSVPAVFWTALAAGILLKGPLILMFIALTVIPLAILDRSAAWLWRLRPLLGVPWMLLWVLPWFIAIYLRAGDTFFADSVGGDMLSKIASPQESHGAPPGLYFLLFWATFWPGAPLAAMAAPAVWRARREPGAQYLLAWLVPSWIVFELVITKLPHYVLPLYPAIAIMTAGAIERRVLSRSWLARGSAWWFAIPAIILPLVVIGSVYLTRHPMFLAWPFAAGSLIFGLFAWRLFDDNRAEASLLNGALASLFLVVAVFGVVVPTLRPVFPSVEIARELRKVVCVGPKAAAAGYHEPSLVFMTGTDTLLTDGSGAADFLLGGSCRFAIVESRSERAFASRAEAIGLRYNVAARIDGYNFSQGKPVSIAIFRSEGTQ, encoded by the coding sequence ATGATCGAGACCTCTGCCAGACCCCGTTTCGGCGCGCCGCGCGAACCTAAAACCACCGTCGATCCCGGCCGCGGGCTGGTTGCGGTGCTGGACTTCGTGACGGTCAGTCACCTGCGCGCGTCGGCCTTCCTGGTGCTGGTCGGGCTGCTGTTCTTCCTGCCGGGATTCTTCAACATCCCGCCGATCGACCGCGACGAAGCGCGGTTCGCGCAGGCGACCAAGCAGATGGTCGAGACCGGCGACTTCATCGACATCCGCTATCAGGACGAGGTTCGCTACAAGAAGCCGGTCGGCATCTATTGGCTGCAGGCCACCGTGGTCGAGACCGCCGGCAAGCTCGGCTTGCCGCGGGCGCAGGTCCGGATCTGGCTGTACCGGGTGCCGTCGCTGGCCGGTGCGATCGGCGCGGTTTTGATGACCTATTGGGCGGCGCTGGCCTTCGTCGGACGACGCGGGGCGGTGATCGCCGCCTTGATGCTGTGTAGTTGCATCCTGCTCGGGGTCGAGGCGCGTCTCGCCAAGACCGACGCGTTCCTGCTGTTCACCGTCACCGCCGCGCTCGGCGCGATGGCACGGGCCTATCTCGGCTGGCAGCGCGGCGACATCGGTCCGGAGCGGTCGTGGAGCGTGCCGGCGGTATTCTGGACCGCGCTGGCGGCGGGCATTCTGCTCAAGGGCCCGCTGATCCTGATGTTCATCGCGCTGACGGTGATCCCGCTGGCGATCCTGGATCGCTCGGCGGCTTGGCTGTGGCGGCTGCGGCCGCTGCTCGGTGTGCCGTGGATGCTGTTGTGGGTGCTGCCGTGGTTCATCGCGATCTATCTGCGCGCCGGCGACACCTTCTTCGCGGACTCGGTCGGCGGCGACATGCTGAGCAAGATCGCCAGCCCGCAGGAATCCCACGGCGCGCCTCCCGGTCTGTATTTCCTGCTGTTCTGGGCGACGTTCTGGCCCGGCGCGCCGCTGGCCGCGATGGCGGCGCCGGCGGTGTGGCGGGCGCGGCGGGAGCCGGGCGCCCAATATCTGCTCGCCTGGCTGGTCCCGTCCTGGATCGTGTTCGAACTGGTGATCACCAAGCTGCCGCACTACGTGCTGCCGCTGTATCCAGCGATCGCAATCATGACCGCCGGCGCGATCGAGCGGCGGGTGCTGTCGCGCTCGTGGCTGGCGCGCGGCTCGGCGTGGTGGTTCGCGATTCCGGCCATCATCCTGCCGCTGGTGGTGATCGGTTCGGTGTATCTGACGCGCCACCCGATGTTCCTGGCGTGGCCGTTCGCGGCCGGCTCGCTGATCTTCGGTCTGTTCGCCTGGCGCCTGTTCGACGACAACCGCGCCGAAGCCTCGCTGCTCAACGGCGCGCTGGCGTCGCTGTTTCTGGTCGTGGCGGTGTTTGGTGTTGTGGTCCCGACGTTGCGGCCGGTGTTCCCGAGCGTCGAGATCGCCCGCGAGCTGCGCAAGGTGGTCTGCGTCGGGCCGAAGGCGGCCGCGGCCGGCTATCACGAGCCGAGCCTGGTGTTCATGACCGGCACCGATACGCTGCTCACCGACGGCTCCGGCGCTGCAGACTTCCTGCTCGGCGGCTCCTGCCGGTTCGCGATCGTCGAGTCGCGCAGCGAGAGGGCGTTCGCCAGCCGGGCCGAGGCGATCGGGTTGCGGTACAATGTTGCTGCCCGGATCGACGGCTACAACTTCTCGCAAGGCAAGCCGGTCTCGATCGCGATCTTCCGCTCCGAAGGCACGCAATAA
- a CDS encoding glycosyltransferase family 2 protein, with product MPETLSQSGPPPAVSIVVPVRNEADNVAPLIAEIAAALDGRWIYEIVYVDDGSTDATPQRLAALRAERPNLRQIRHAASCGQSAAVRTGVRAARGGMVATLDGDGQNNPAFIPELIFALEQGGARVGLAAGQRVGRKDTGFKRLQSRVANKVRNAILRDGTRDSGCGLKAFRRDVFLSLPYFDGLHRFLPALVRREGFDIVYVDVADRPRLSGKSNYGFFDRLWVGLMDLAGVWWLIRRKKATPVATEVN from the coding sequence ATGCCTGAAACCTTGTCTCAGTCCGGACCGCCGCCTGCGGTGTCCATCGTGGTACCGGTGCGCAACGAGGCTGACAACGTCGCCCCGCTGATCGCCGAGATCGCCGCCGCGCTCGATGGGCGCTGGATCTACGAGATCGTCTATGTCGACGACGGCTCGACCGATGCCACACCGCAGCGGCTTGCCGCGTTGCGCGCCGAGCGGCCCAATCTGCGCCAGATTCGCCATGCCGCGTCCTGCGGCCAGTCGGCGGCGGTGCGGACCGGCGTCCGCGCGGCGCGCGGTGGCATGGTCGCGACGCTCGACGGCGACGGCCAGAACAACCCGGCGTTCATTCCCGAACTGATCTTTGCGCTGGAGCAGGGCGGGGCGCGGGTCGGCCTTGCCGCCGGCCAGCGGGTGGGCCGCAAGGACACCGGCTTCAAGCGGCTGCAGTCCCGCGTCGCCAACAAGGTCCGCAACGCCATCCTGCGCGACGGCACCCGCGACTCCGGCTGCGGCCTGAAAGCGTTCCGGCGCGACGTCTTCCTGTCGCTGCCGTATTTCGACGGCCTGCATCGGTTCCTGCCGGCGCTGGTGCGCCGCGAAGGCTTCGACATTGTTTACGTCGATGTCGCCGACCGGCCACGATTGTCGGGCAAGTCCAACTATGGCTTCTTCGATCGGCTGTGGGTCGGGCTGATGGATCTCGCCGGGGTGTGGTGGCTGATCCGCCGCAAGAAAGCGACACCGGTCGCCACTGAGGTGAACTGA